The following DNA comes from Herpetosiphon gulosus.
AAATATCGGTGGCTGGTAGCTTGTTTTTGCTGCCATCAGGGTTGCGAATTACACCGCCCTGCAAGCCAATATCGGCGATGCTATGCTGACTGCACGAGTGTGGACAAGCCGAAAGATGGATGCGCAACGGCACATCAAGCTCAACTTTTTGATCCAAGGCTCCGGACAATTGCCAAGCAGCTTCTTTGGTTTCGATGGTGGCGAAGTTGCAGTAGGGCAAACCAGTACAAGCAACAACCGTGCGTTGGATGCGTGGGCCATTTGGCTGCAATTCTTGCAATAATGGTTCGGCCAGCAAGCCATCCAAACGCGCTTCAGGAATGTAGGGCAACAGTAAATTTTGGCTGTGGGTCAGACGAATTTCGCTTTGGCCATATTCACGCGATAAACGGGCAGCCTCGCGAATTTGAGCTGGCGTGATGCGGCCTGTTGGTACAAGCAAGCCAACCCAGTAGAGATTGGGCTGCTTTTGGCGAAATACCCCAACTACATCGCCACTGTAAACTGCTGGTGGCACATCGGTTGCCGCCCGTTCCAAGGGGTGCCCAAGGTAGCGCACAACTTCTTCGCGGAAGCGCTCTGCACCCCAATCGGCGATCAGATATTTTAGCCGCGCATGGTTGCGCTTTTCGCGGTAGCCAAAATCGCGATAGACCAAGGTGATGGCGCGAGCAATTTCAACCACGGCATCGAGATCGGCTGGCACAAATACATCAATATTTTGGGCCAGATGGGGTTCGTGTGAAAGCCCGCCACCAACCCAAACGTTGTAGCCTAGCACAACCTCGCCATCAATTTCCTTGCGTCCGGGGGTGAACGAAAGGTCGTTGATTGGTGCTTGGGTCGCATCAAGTCCGCCACCAGCCACGGAAACTTTATACTTGCGGGGCAAGTTTGAGTAATCGGTGTTATACGCAAAGTGCTCGTCGAGTGCCTTGAAAAATGGCCGTGGATCGATCCACTCATCGGCAGCAATCCCAGCGACTGGACTACTCACAACGTTGCGCGGCACATCACCACAAGCCTCAATCGACGAAAGGCCAACGCTTTCCAAGGTTTCAAATACGGTTGGAATATCGCGCAAGGCAATCGTATGCAATTGGAAGGTTTGGCGGGTGGTAATTTCGACCCGACCAGGCGCAACAGTTTCTGCCAATTGTACAATTGCATCAGCTTGATCAGCGGTCATGATTCCGCCAGGTAAGCGCACCCGCAACATGAAAAAGCCATCTTTGGGCTTATCGTGATACAAACCATACCATTTGAAACGGTTCATATCGCTTTCGGTAACTTCATTGATATCGCCACTTTGGGCGTAGCGATAAATATCTTCAAGTACCGCCAAGCCATCTTTTTCAAGTTTTTGCAGTTCGACTGGGTTTAGTTTTGGGGTTGTAGCAGTCATGCGCCCTCCTCAACGGCGGCAACCGTCGGTAGATAGCCAAGTTCTTCCAATGTGTTAACAATGCGGGCAACGCTAGCATCGAGCGATTCGGCGTGGCTTGGAATCACCACCTCAGGATTGGTTGGTGGTTCATATGGGTCGGAGACCCCAGTGAAATGGGGAATTTCGCCAGCCAACGCCTTGGCATACAAGCCTTTGACATCGCGGTCGATACAAACTTCCAATGGGCAATCGATATAGACTTCGACAAAACGAGCGGTGCTGGCGCGAATTTCCTCGCGGGTTTGGCGATAGGGCGAGATAGCGGCGGCAATTGCCACTCCGCCATGGCGCGAAACCAAATCACAAACCCAACCGATGCGCCGCACATTGGTATCGCGATCTTCCTTCGAGAAGCCCAAACCTTTGCTCAAATGGGTGCGCACAACATCGCCATCAAGCACCTCGACCCGTTGGTCGCGTTCGCGCAGCACCTCGGCCAAAGCCGCCGCTATCGTCGATTTGCCTGCGCCTGATAAACCAGTAAACCAGATAATATATCCCTGACTCATAGAAAATCCTTTATGGGAAGGGTGAAAGATAAGGGATGAAGGATGAATTCATTCCTATATTGTCGATGCTGTTTGTTCCCTTACCCCCCGCCCCTCTCCCACTGCGGCGGGAGAAGGGAGTGCTGTCGGATCGGTTCCCCCTCGCCTGCTGGGCGGGAGAGGGGGCTAGGGGGTGAGGGATGTTCTATGCTCTATGTTCTATGTTCTTTAACTCAATTCACGCAGCGATCAATTCTTCGATAACTTCACGGCGGCTGAACTCAGGTGGTGGCAATTCGCCGCGTGACAAGAGCGCCCGCACGGCAGTGCCACTCAAAATAACGTGGTGTTCGTTGGAGTGTGGGCAGGTTTTGGCCGAGGCCATCGCGCCACAGCGTTGGCAGTAGAAGGTATGTTCAAAGAACAACGGCGTAATGCCTAAAGCTGCTGGATCAAATTCGTTGAAAATATATTGGGCATCGTAGGTGCCGTAGTAACTGCCAACCCCAGCGTGGTCGCGGCCAACAATGAAGTGGGTGCAACCATAGTTTTTGCGATTCAAGGCATGGAAAATCGCTTCGCGTGGGCCAGCATAGCGCATTGGCGCAGGGAAAACTCCCAGCAATACCCGATTGGCGGGGTAGTATTCACGCAGCAAGCGCTCGTAGGAACGCACGCGGGCTGGCGCTGGCACATCATCGCTTTTGGTTGTGCCAACTAAGGGGTGTAGCAACAAGCCATCGACGACTTCTAAGGCACATTTTTGAATATATTCGTGAGCGCGGTGAACCGGATTGCGGGTTTGGAAGCCCACGACTGTGCGCCAGCCAGCATCGCTGATCGATTGGCGCACTTCTTGGGGAGTACGTGGCAAGTGTGGAAATGCCCCTTGCTCAACCTGCAACAACCAAATTGCCCCGCCAACCCGCCAGCGTGGGGCGGCATATAAACGGGCAACACCTGGG
Coding sequences within:
- a CDS encoding nitrite/sulfite reductase — its product is MTATTPKLNPVELQKLEKDGLAVLEDIYRYAQSGDINEVTESDMNRFKWYGLYHDKPKDGFFMLRVRLPGGIMTADQADAIVQLAETVAPGRVEITTRQTFQLHTIALRDIPTVFETLESVGLSSIEACGDVPRNVVSSPVAGIAADEWIDPRPFFKALDEHFAYNTDYSNLPRKYKVSVAGGGLDATQAPINDLSFTPGRKEIDGEVVLGYNVWVGGGLSHEPHLAQNIDVFVPADLDAVVEIARAITLVYRDFGYREKRNHARLKYLIADWGAERFREEVVRYLGHPLERAATDVPPAVYSGDVVGVFRQKQPNLYWVGLLVPTGRITPAQIREAARLSREYGQSEIRLTHSQNLLLPYIPEARLDGLLAEPLLQELQPNGPRIQRTVVACTGLPYCNFATIETKEAAWQLSGALDQKVELDVPLRIHLSACPHSCSQHSIADIGLQGGVIRNPDGSKNKLPATDILLGGALGDDAAIGRRVATKVPWSELADRLGNLVTTYQAQRTSPEDQFRHWAKRQTDDQLRVYLGFGEPETEEGVWTEEGSWNKGR
- the cysC gene encoding adenylyl-sulfate kinase — its product is MSQGYIIWFTGLSGAGKSTIAAALAEVLRERDQRVEVLDGDVVRTHLSKGLGFSKEDRDTNVRRIGWVCDLVSRHGGVAIAAAISPYRQTREEIRASTARFVEVYIDCPLEVCIDRDVKGLYAKALAGEIPHFTGVSDPYEPPTNPEVVIPSHAESLDASVARIVNTLEELGYLPTVAAVEEGA
- the sat gene encoding sulfate adenylyltransferase encodes the protein MAVPSLILPHGGTLVNRIPSGLLRENLLQSAQDLPRIVLDEPHRADLLMIGIGSYSPLTGFLNRHDYKAVVETMHLKNGLPWSIPITLPITEDQAYDLVLDQPVALTDEQGTILAVLEVEDIFPVDVEHEAQHVYRTTDGAHPGVARLYAAPRWRVGGAIWLLQVEQGAFPHLPRTPQEVRQSISDAGWRTVVGFQTRNPVHRAHEYIQKCALEVVDGLLLHPLVGTTKSDDVPAPARVRSYERLLREYYPANRVLLGVFPAPMRYAGPREAIFHALNRKNYGCTHFIVGRDHAGVGSYYGTYDAQYIFNEFDPAALGITPLFFEHTFYCQRCGAMASAKTCPHSNEHHVILSGTAVRALLSRGELPPPEFSRREVIEELIAA